In one window of Vespa crabro chromosome 6, iyVesCrab1.2, whole genome shotgun sequence DNA:
- the LOC124424956 gene encoding transcriptional regulator ovo-like isoform X1, protein MPKIFLIKNRLHQQQLRLLEAQHVGKSPSPCSGKESPLGSSEPLSLIVNKHQYRDKTEDDRATTPESLRSTSPAPSPPPVPCQSTNNTPSSTPPRRFISSILGGDVPYGSRGHVLTRAERKEYSTPPIIPTPSGDAPQFITKTEKLVLPRPPTPPKVPRVEPPTRVSVIQRVPHQSQGNSRREEKIEVPQSQEPEQEQPIDYAVPKRKEEDDERGRETAKVSRTICNSIARPLLAMRLSGPQIVHTAAGLGRTNNSGTNNGSSSSNSNSNTSNSSSSASSSSSNTGNSCSYSGGGTSGGGGGAVGGGAGGGGMNPGGNGGRGNYAPSSPPTGSLPPFYESLKGGNNLANFANQYTTSQGNSYLTPTPAIGMECDTGQQDVNSQHAQYSAQEGKQYSLLQNVCASYGLALKEEEDLSAYKIQPNDLLSGQYGAYDVTENGMMVDMVTGAVVDPLQFTATLTFSSPSDHTALLESLNDAADLFLPKLQAGDGGNDLLEDSLHSPASAGSGIVQDAGQMTTPVEPSVDPFPEHSIALTRGFDASRHYNGTPQHFNTKLVGLTYATGEAGYQPLAKERPELALHLNQNHQSQSEPQLQQLQIQVQLQHQQQQQQQQQQQQQQQQQNNMSPHHSQQHQGLLSPGLSFVGSGLELDSGSSVGGSLPSPGATSCSLDGASTSTSPSCALMEHAPSPPIGVSNGVNNSQVNGQVAEPPLSQRVGVLQQRLGLPGDCQLEFVNGGHGIKNPLAIEGQRQATTSREEDRATRPTSGKEDGPIRFTCRVCSKQFNLQRLLNRHMKCHSDVKRYLCTFCGKGFNDTFDLKRHTRTHTGVRPYKCNLCEKSFTQRCSLESHCLKVHGVQHQYAYKERRTKVYVCEECGHTTQEPEVHYLHLKDKHPYSPALLKFYDKRHFKFTNSNFANMLLQGGMLQRDSRISESCVKSASKTFEKPHQRATLLHLGRASSF, encoded by the exons ATCGCGATAAAACCGAGGATGATCGTGCTACTACTCCGGAATCATTAAGGAGCACTAGTCCAGCACCATCTCCACCACCTGTACCATGTCAATCGACGAACAACACGCCTTCGAGTACACCACCGAGGCGCTTCATCTCAAGTATCCTTGGTGGGGACGTACCCTACGGGAGCAGAGGTCATGTATTAACTCGCGCCGAACGAAAGGAATATAGTACGCCACCTATCATTCCCACGCCATCCGGAGATGCTCCACAATTTATCACAAAAACGGAAAAGCTCGTATTGCCGAGGCCACCAACCCCACCTAAGGTCCCACGTGTCGAACCACCGACCAGAGTTTCCGTGATTCAGAGGGTACCACATCAGAGTCAAGGTAACTCcagaagggaagagaagatCGAAGTTCCTCAAAGTCAGGAGCCTGAGCAG GAACAGCCGATAGATTATGCGGTaccgaaaagaaaggaagaggacgACGAGAGAGGCCGCGAGACTGCAAAAGTATCGCGCACGATATGTAATTCTATTGCGAGACCATTACTAGCTATGAGGCTTTCTGGGCCGCAAATTGTTCACACAGCAGCAGGACTTGGAAGAACCAACAATTCTGGAACGAACAATGGTTCTTCCAGTTCTAATTCAAATTCTAATACTAGTAATTCGTCTTCCTCGGCGTCATCGTCATCCTCGAACACGGGTAATTCGTGCAGTTATTCCGGAGGTGGTACctcaggaggaggaggtggtgctGTAGGTGGCGGAgctggaggaggaggaatgaATCCAGGTGGGAATGGGGGCCGGGGCAATTATGCCCCAAGTTCACCACCTACTGGTTCCTTACCACCGTTCTACGAGTCCCTTAAAGGTGGCAACAACCTAGCCAATTTCGCGAACCAATATACGACCAGTCAAG GTAATAGCTACCTCACACCTACTCCAGCGATAGGGATGGAATGTGACACGGGACAACAAGATGTTAATTCGCAACATGCTCAGTACAGTGCCCAAGAAGGAAAACAATACTCGTTACTTCAAAATGTTTGTGCATCTTATGGTTTGGCattgaaggaggaagaggatctATCCGCTTATAAGATTCAACCTAATGATTTGTTATCTGGTCAATATGGTGCATATGACGTCACGGAAAACGGAATGATGGTCGATATGGTGACCGGTGCCGTTGTCGATCCATTGCAATTTACAGCTACGTTGACGTTCAGTTCGCCGTCCGATCATACGGCATTGTTGGAAAGTCTTAACGATGCCGCAGATTTATTTTTACCTAAATTACAAGCCGGAGATGGAGGTAACGATCTACTCGAGGACTCGTTACATTCCCCAGCCTCCGCTGGGAGCGGCATAGTTCAGGACGCAGGTCAAATGACCACGCCCGTAGAACCCAGCGTAGACCCTTTTCCTGAGCATAGTATAGCCTTAACGAGAGGCTTCGATGCATCAAG ACATTACAATGGAACGCCGCAACACTTCAATACCAAACTGGTTGGTCTTACATATGCAACCGGGGAAGCTGGTTATCAACCACTAGCTAAGGAGCGGCCAGAGCTGGCGTTGCATTTAAATCAAAATCATCAAAGCCAATCGGAACCTCAGTTACAACAATTACAAATTCAAGTACAGTTACAAcatcagcaacagcaacagcagcagcagcaacaacaacaacaacaacaacaacagaacAATATGTCGCCTCATCATTCGCAACAACATCAGGGATTATTGAGCCCTGGTCTCAGTTTTGTTGGTAGTG gaTTGGAATTAGATTCCGGTAGTAGCGTTGGAGGTAGTTTACCAAGTCCCGGTGCTACGAGTTGTTCCTTGGATGGTGCATCTACCAGCACATCTCCGTCATGTGCATTAATGGAACATGCTCCGAGTCCACCAATAGGTGTATCGAATGGTGTGAATAACAGTCAAGTCAATGGACAAGTTGCTGAACCGCCACTATCTCAACGGGTCGGTGTACTACAGCAAAGG tTGGGATTACCGGGTGATTGCCAATTGGAATTCGTTAATGGCGGTCATGGTATAAAAAATCCATTAGCTATCGAAGGACAAAGACAGGCTACTACCAGTCGTGAGGAGGATAGAGCAACTCGACCAACATCCGGAAAG GAGGACGGACCAATACGTTTCACCTGTCGCGTTTGTAGCAAACAATTCAACTTACAACGGCTCTTAAATCGACATATGAAATGTCATAGCGACGTTAAACGTTACCTTTGTACATTCTGCGGTAAAGGATTTAATGACACCTTCGATTTGAAAAGGCATACAAGAACGCATACAGGTGTGAGGCCGTACAAATGTAATCTATGTGAGAAAAGTTTCACCCAAAGATGCTCCCTCGAAAGTCATTGTCTAAAGGTTCACGGAGTACAACATCAATATGCATATAAGGAAAGACGTACTAAg GTTTACGTATGCGAAGAATGCGGTCACACTACGCAAGAACCGGAAGTACATTATCTCCATCTGAAAGACAAGCACCCGTACAGTCCagctttattaaaattttacgataaGCGCCACTTCAAGTTCACTAACAGCAATTTCGCCAACATGTTGCTACAG GGTGGCATGCTACAACGAGACTCAAGGATTTCGGAAAGCTGCGTTAAATCAGCCTCGAAGACCTTCGAAAAGCCACATCAGCGTGCTACCTTGTTACATTTGGGTCGAGCTTCCAGTTTCTAA
- the LOC124424777 gene encoding glutamine-dependent NAD(+) synthetase, whose protein sequence is MGRKVTVAACTLNQWAMDFDGNFKRILQSIEEAKAAGATYRSGPELEICGYSCEDHFYESDTLLHCWEVLGMLMKSSICEDILVDVGMPVMHKNVTYNCRVTFLNWCVLLIRPKMLLCEDGNYRESRWFSPWTKERTVEDYFLPRMISQLTGQNVVPFGDAVISTRDTCIGFEICEELWNPRSSHIPMSMDGVEIIANGSGSYFELRKAYVTVDLVKSATFKCGGCYIFSNLRGCDGGRIYFNGGSGIFLNGYILNRGKQFALEDVEVTVATFDLEDIRSYRNNIRSRSHSAARSDSYPRVKIDFVLSSENLITNPSDKLINMEQKNSFGNMNGKLNATYHSPEEEISLAPACWLWDYLRRSCQGGFFLPLSGGVDSSSSACLVYSMCNLIVESVSKGDAQVLSDIRKIVGDCEYVPTDPKQLCNTLLVTFYMGTENSSAETKARAAELAKQIGSYHHNIIIDTAVSAILGIFQQITKIVPRFKVHGGSPRENQALQNIQARLRMIIAYLFAQLMLWIRGRPGGLLVLGSTNVDEALRGYLTKYDCSSADINPIGGISKNDLKRFLIYFRKKHGLSALDDILKAPPTAELEPLQEGQLTQLDEVDMGMTYNELETFGRLRKQHCAGPYSMFCRLVNIWDNYTPKEVADKVKHFYRCYAIHRHKMTILTPSCHTETYSPDDNRFDHRPFLYNHTWKWQFNAIDEQVKRMNTKDEEPSRSKKDSPKVPAKPRHVPFNSVISNKTHPGVIV, encoded by the exons ATGGGTCGGAAAGTCACTGTAGCTGCTTGCACGTTGAATCAATGGGCCATGGATTTCGATGGTAATTTTAAAAGGATACTTCAAAGTATAGAAGAAGCCAAAGCAGCCGGTGCAACTTATAGAAGTGGTCCAGAATTAGAGATCTG TGGTTACAGTTGCGAGGATCACTTCTACGAATCTGATACATTGTTACATTGTTGGGAAGTTTTAGGAATGCTCATGAAGTCtagtatttgcgaagatattTTGGTTGACGTTGGGATGCCAGTGATGCATAAAAATGTAACTTACAATTGCAGAGTTACCTTTCTAAATTGGTGCGTATTATTGATCAGACCAAAAATGTTATTATGCGAGGATGGAAATTATCGGGAATCAAGATGGTTTTCTCCTTGGACAaag GAACGTACCGTAGAGGATTACTTTTTACCAAGAATGATATCACAATTGACCGGACAAAATGTCGTACCTTTCGGCGACGCTGTTATTTCAACGAGAGACACTTGTATTGGTTTTGAAATTTGCGAGGAACTTTGGAATCCACGTAGCTCTCACATACCAATGTCAATGGACGGTGTCGAGATAATAGCTAATG gaAGTGGTTCTTATTTCGAACTTCGTAAGGCCTATGTAACCGTGGATCTCGTTAAATCTGCAACATTTAAATGCGGTGGTTGTTACATATTCAGTAATTTACGTGGATGCGACGGCGGAAGGATTTATTTCAATGGTGGTTCCGGTATATTTCTCAatggatatattttaaatcgtgGAAAACAATTTGCATTGGAGGACGTCGAAGTTACCGTCGCGACGTTCGATCTGGAAGACATAAG AagttatagaaataatataagatcGAGATCTCATTCGGCCGCACGCTCGGATTCATATCCACGTGTTAAAATagattttgttctttcttcggAGAATCTAATTACAAATCCTTCTGACAAACTAATAAATATGGAACAAAAGAATTCATTTGGTAATATGAATGGAAAGTTAAATGCAACGTATCATTCGCCGGAGGAAGAAATTTCATTGGCACCTGCTTGCTGGTTATGGGATTATTTGAG ACGTTCATGTCAAGGTGGATTTTTCTTACCTTTAAGCGGAGGCGTTGATTCTTCTTCGTCGGCTTGCTTGGTCTACAGTATGTGTAATTTAATAGTTGAATCTGTTAGCAAAGGAG ATGCTCAGGTACTATcagatattagaaaaattgttgGTGATTGCGAGTACGTACCGACCGATCCTAAACAACTTTGTAATACACTTTTGGTTACGTTTTATATGGGAACGGAAAATTCGTCTGCCGAAACTAAAGCGAGGGCAGCTGAATTGGCGAAACAAATTGgttcttatcatcataatattattatagatacagCTGTATCAGCAATTTTAGGTATATTTCAACAGATAACGAAGATAGTGCCGAGATTTAAGGTACACGGTGGTTCCCCGAGAGAAAATCAAGCCTTGCAAAATATTCAA gCACGTTTACGCATGATAATAGCATATTTATTCGCACAATTGATGCTTTGGATCCGTGGACGTCCAGGTGGTCTTTTAGTACTTGGAAGTACAAATGTCGATGAGGCATTACGTGGATATTTAACGAAATATGATTGTAGCAGCGCGGATATTAATCCGATAGGTGGAATATCTAAGAACGATCTCAAACGATTTCTCATATACTTCAG aaAGAAGCACGGATTGTCAGCCTTAGATGATATATTAAAGGCACCACCTACGGCCGAACTCGAACCATTACAAGAAGGACAATTAACTCAATTGGACGAGGTAGATATGGGGATGACTTACAACGAGTTAGAAACTTTTGGACGTCTTAGAAAACAACATTGTGCCGGTCCTTACAGTATGTTTTGTCGGCTCGTTAATATTTGGGATAATTATACACCGAAGGag GTTGCCGACAAAGTAAAACATTTCTATCGTTGTTACGCGATACATCGTCACAAGATGACCATTCTAACACCATCCTGTCATACGGAAACTTATAGTCCCGACGACAATCGTTTTGATCATCGTCCGTTCCTTTACAATCATACTTGGAAATGGCAATTCAATGCGATCGACGAACAG GTAAAACGAATGAACACAAAGGATGAGGAACCGTCCAGATCGAAGAAAGACTCGCCAAAAGTGCCAGCTAAGCCGAGACACGTGCCGTTCAACTCTGTAATTAGCA ATAAGACACATCCCGGAGTAATAGTTTAG
- the LOC124424956 gene encoding transcriptional regulator ovo-like isoform X2 — protein sequence MPKIFLIKNRLHQQQLRLLEAQHVGKSPSPCSGKESPLGSSEPLSLIVNKHQYRDKTEDDRATTPESLRSTSPAPSPPPVPCQSTNNTPSSTPPRRFISSILGGDVPYGSRGHVLTRAERKEYSTPPIIPTPSGDAPQFITKTEKLVLPRPPTPPKVPRVEPPTRVSVIQRVPHQSQGNSRREEKIEVPQSQEPEQEQPIDYAVPKRKEEDDERGRETAKVSRTICNSIARPLLAMRLSGPQIVHTAAGLGRTNNSGTNNGSSSSNSNSNTSNSSSSASSSSSNTGNSCSYSGGGTSGGGGGAVGGGAGGGGMNPGGNGGRGNYAPSSPPTGSLPPFYESLKGGNNLANFANQYTTSQGNSYLTPTPAIGMECDTGQQDVNSQHAQYSAQEGKQYSLLQNVCASYGLALKEEEDLSAYKIQPNDLLSGQYGAYDVTENGMMVDMVTGAVVDPLQFTATLTFSSPSDHTALLESLNDAADLFLPKLQAGDGGNDLLEDSLHSPASAGSGIVQDAGQMTTPVEPSVDPFPEHSIALTRGFDASRHYNGTPQHFNTKLVGLTYATGEAGYQPLAKERPELALHLNQNHQSQSEPQLQQLQIQVQLQHQQQQQQQQQQQQQQQQQNNMSPHHSQQHQGLLSPGLSFVGSGLELDSGSSVGGSLPSPGATSCSLDGASTSTSPSCALMEHAPSPPIGVSNGVNNSQVNGQVAEPPLSQRLGLPGDCQLEFVNGGHGIKNPLAIEGQRQATTSREEDRATRPTSGKEDGPIRFTCRVCSKQFNLQRLLNRHMKCHSDVKRYLCTFCGKGFNDTFDLKRHTRTHTGVRPYKCNLCEKSFTQRCSLESHCLKVHGVQHQYAYKERRTKVYVCEECGHTTQEPEVHYLHLKDKHPYSPALLKFYDKRHFKFTNSNFANMLLQGGMLQRDSRISESCVKSASKTFEKPHQRATLLHLGRASSF from the exons ATCGCGATAAAACCGAGGATGATCGTGCTACTACTCCGGAATCATTAAGGAGCACTAGTCCAGCACCATCTCCACCACCTGTACCATGTCAATCGACGAACAACACGCCTTCGAGTACACCACCGAGGCGCTTCATCTCAAGTATCCTTGGTGGGGACGTACCCTACGGGAGCAGAGGTCATGTATTAACTCGCGCCGAACGAAAGGAATATAGTACGCCACCTATCATTCCCACGCCATCCGGAGATGCTCCACAATTTATCACAAAAACGGAAAAGCTCGTATTGCCGAGGCCACCAACCCCACCTAAGGTCCCACGTGTCGAACCACCGACCAGAGTTTCCGTGATTCAGAGGGTACCACATCAGAGTCAAGGTAACTCcagaagggaagagaagatCGAAGTTCCTCAAAGTCAGGAGCCTGAGCAG GAACAGCCGATAGATTATGCGGTaccgaaaagaaaggaagaggacgACGAGAGAGGCCGCGAGACTGCAAAAGTATCGCGCACGATATGTAATTCTATTGCGAGACCATTACTAGCTATGAGGCTTTCTGGGCCGCAAATTGTTCACACAGCAGCAGGACTTGGAAGAACCAACAATTCTGGAACGAACAATGGTTCTTCCAGTTCTAATTCAAATTCTAATACTAGTAATTCGTCTTCCTCGGCGTCATCGTCATCCTCGAACACGGGTAATTCGTGCAGTTATTCCGGAGGTGGTACctcaggaggaggaggtggtgctGTAGGTGGCGGAgctggaggaggaggaatgaATCCAGGTGGGAATGGGGGCCGGGGCAATTATGCCCCAAGTTCACCACCTACTGGTTCCTTACCACCGTTCTACGAGTCCCTTAAAGGTGGCAACAACCTAGCCAATTTCGCGAACCAATATACGACCAGTCAAG GTAATAGCTACCTCACACCTACTCCAGCGATAGGGATGGAATGTGACACGGGACAACAAGATGTTAATTCGCAACATGCTCAGTACAGTGCCCAAGAAGGAAAACAATACTCGTTACTTCAAAATGTTTGTGCATCTTATGGTTTGGCattgaaggaggaagaggatctATCCGCTTATAAGATTCAACCTAATGATTTGTTATCTGGTCAATATGGTGCATATGACGTCACGGAAAACGGAATGATGGTCGATATGGTGACCGGTGCCGTTGTCGATCCATTGCAATTTACAGCTACGTTGACGTTCAGTTCGCCGTCCGATCATACGGCATTGTTGGAAAGTCTTAACGATGCCGCAGATTTATTTTTACCTAAATTACAAGCCGGAGATGGAGGTAACGATCTACTCGAGGACTCGTTACATTCCCCAGCCTCCGCTGGGAGCGGCATAGTTCAGGACGCAGGTCAAATGACCACGCCCGTAGAACCCAGCGTAGACCCTTTTCCTGAGCATAGTATAGCCTTAACGAGAGGCTTCGATGCATCAAG ACATTACAATGGAACGCCGCAACACTTCAATACCAAACTGGTTGGTCTTACATATGCAACCGGGGAAGCTGGTTATCAACCACTAGCTAAGGAGCGGCCAGAGCTGGCGTTGCATTTAAATCAAAATCATCAAAGCCAATCGGAACCTCAGTTACAACAATTACAAATTCAAGTACAGTTACAAcatcagcaacagcaacagcagcagcagcaacaacaacaacaacaacaacaacagaacAATATGTCGCCTCATCATTCGCAACAACATCAGGGATTATTGAGCCCTGGTCTCAGTTTTGTTGGTAGTG gaTTGGAATTAGATTCCGGTAGTAGCGTTGGAGGTAGTTTACCAAGTCCCGGTGCTACGAGTTGTTCCTTGGATGGTGCATCTACCAGCACATCTCCGTCATGTGCATTAATGGAACATGCTCCGAGTCCACCAATAGGTGTATCGAATGGTGTGAATAACAGTCAAGTCAATGGACAAGTTGCTGAACCGCCACTATCTCAACGG tTGGGATTACCGGGTGATTGCCAATTGGAATTCGTTAATGGCGGTCATGGTATAAAAAATCCATTAGCTATCGAAGGACAAAGACAGGCTACTACCAGTCGTGAGGAGGATAGAGCAACTCGACCAACATCCGGAAAG GAGGACGGACCAATACGTTTCACCTGTCGCGTTTGTAGCAAACAATTCAACTTACAACGGCTCTTAAATCGACATATGAAATGTCATAGCGACGTTAAACGTTACCTTTGTACATTCTGCGGTAAAGGATTTAATGACACCTTCGATTTGAAAAGGCATACAAGAACGCATACAGGTGTGAGGCCGTACAAATGTAATCTATGTGAGAAAAGTTTCACCCAAAGATGCTCCCTCGAAAGTCATTGTCTAAAGGTTCACGGAGTACAACATCAATATGCATATAAGGAAAGACGTACTAAg GTTTACGTATGCGAAGAATGCGGTCACACTACGCAAGAACCGGAAGTACATTATCTCCATCTGAAAGACAAGCACCCGTACAGTCCagctttattaaaattttacgataaGCGCCACTTCAAGTTCACTAACAGCAATTTCGCCAACATGTTGCTACAG GGTGGCATGCTACAACGAGACTCAAGGATTTCGGAAAGCTGCGTTAAATCAGCCTCGAAGACCTTCGAAAAGCCACATCAGCGTGCTACCTTGTTACATTTGGGTCGAGCTTCCAGTTTCTAA